A single region of the Bacteroidota bacterium genome encodes:
- a CDS encoding TonB-dependent receptor plug domain-containing protein translates to MGSSQNPDEHINVTNIDIEKLKAIPSIAGEPDLMKALAIAPGISLAQEGSSVLVVRGGNPEQNLILFDGIPLFNPNHLFGFFSAFNPSAIGNIKVYKGDFPAEYGGRLSSVIDITTKEGPKKGYVNNEFTIGTLSSNVYSEGPLSKNNASYAIGGRISYLGLILLPQMLIVKSNERGTYTNYWLYDVNANVNTNVGEKGKLKLSFFHNNDYFSQFDETKDDISEITFKWGNTAAGALYRLPLNDTTFLTAKLNYSGFRFIANLENTNTVDVLNDVYTKPNKLHFVSKINGNIENELDTFSNKFMSLVPWAYIDNELFLTRKLKMHIGGRAGYFYNDGYSELLLEPRISLSIIPNDFTAWNFAVTTMSQPFHYLSLNSSTLPNEIWLPATESAPVESASQMSIGWFKNIHKADLKITAEVYYKNMHNLVSFVPGQASLFNASSDWTERIIPYGLGQAYGAELFVEKDFKYLNLTLEYTYGSSKRRFGGLNNGNYFPSKYDITHDFGITAGLVLTDKWSLQTLFVYQTGRPATLPSAVFIDPSGLPFYIFDEINGNRLPDYHRLDFSFIREKQISTYKFSKWTFGVYNVYARNNPMYLEISYTGLPINAYPPIGYESYVAQQTVFKFVPFLSYSLKF, encoded by the coding sequence TTGGGTTCATCACAAAACCCTGATGAACATATTAATGTTACCAATATTGATATTGAAAAATTAAAAGCTATTCCTTCCATCGCCGGTGAACCGGATTTAATGAAAGCACTTGCTATAGCTCCCGGAATTAGTTTAGCGCAGGAAGGTTCATCTGTTTTGGTAGTACGTGGTGGCAATCCGGAACAAAATTTAATATTATTTGACGGTATACCTCTTTTTAATCCAAATCACCTTTTTGGATTTTTCTCTGCATTTAATCCTTCAGCCATTGGCAATATAAAAGTGTATAAAGGTGATTTTCCTGCGGAATACGGTGGGCGTTTATCTTCAGTAATTGATATCACCACTAAAGAAGGTCCTAAAAAAGGGTATGTAAATAATGAGTTTACTATTGGTACATTAAGTTCAAATGTTTATTCGGAAGGGCCATTATCAAAAAATAACGCGAGTTATGCAATAGGAGGCCGCATTTCTTATCTTGGTTTGATATTGTTACCTCAAATGTTAATTGTAAAGTCGAATGAACGTGGAACCTATACCAATTATTGGTTATACGATGTTAATGCTAACGTAAATACTAATGTAGGTGAAAAAGGAAAACTCAAGCTCAGCTTTTTTCATAATAACGACTATTTTTCTCAGTTTGATGAAACAAAAGATGATATCTCTGAAATAACATTTAAATGGGGCAACACTGCAGCAGGTGCCTTATATCGTTTACCGTTAAATGATACTACTTTTTTAACTGCGAAATTGAATTATAGTGGCTTTAGATTTATAGCCAATCTGGAAAACACTAATACGGTTGATGTTTTAAATGATGTTTATACTAAGCCGAACAAATTGCATTTTGTTTCAAAAATAAATGGCAACATCGAAAACGAGCTGGATACTTTTTCTAATAAATTCATGAGTTTGGTGCCATGGGCTTATATTGATAATGAATTATTCTTAACACGAAAACTCAAAATGCATATTGGAGGTAGAGCAGGATATTTTTATAATGATGGATATAGCGAACTTTTATTAGAACCCAGAATAAGCTTGTCTATAATCCCCAATGACTTTACAGCTTGGAATTTTGCAGTAACCACAATGAGTCAACCCTTTCATTATTTATCACTCAATTCAAGTACACTGCCAAACGAAATATGGCTTCCGGCTACCGAATCCGCACCAGTTGAATCTGCTTCGCAAATGAGTATTGGGTGGTTCAAAAATATTCATAAGGCTGATTTAAAAATTACAGCAGAAGTATATTATAAAAATATGCATAACCTCGTTTCCTTTGTCCCGGGGCAAGCAAGTTTATTTAATGCTTCCAGCGATTGGACAGAGCGCATTATTCCTTACGGATTAGGACAAGCTTATGGTGCAGAATTATTTGTTGAAAAAGATTTTAAATATTTAAATCTCACTTTGGAGTATACTTATGGTAGCAGCAAAAGGCGATTCGGGGGATTAAATAACGGGAACTATTTTCCTTCGAAATATGATATTACTCACGACTTTGGTATAACTGCAGGACTTGTATTGACTGATAAATGGTCGTTGCAAACTTTATTCGTTTATCAAACCGGGAGGCCGGCTACTTTGCCATCTGCTGTATTTATTGATCCAAGTGGTTTGCCATTTTATATTTTTGATGAAATTAATGGAAACCGTTTGCCGGATTATCATCGATTAGATTTTTCATTCATCAGGGAAAAACAAATTTCAACCTATAAATTCAGTAAATGGACGTTTGGAGTGTATAATGTATATGCCAGAAACAACCCAATGTACTTGGAGATAAGTTACACAGGGCTGCCTATAAACGCATATCCACCAATTGGTTATGAATCGTATGTTGCGCAGCAAACCGTTTTCAAATTTGTACCATTTTTAAGTTACAGTTTAAAATTTTAA
- a CDS encoding DUF4249 domain-containing protein encodes MSKYLFVVFGLYMLAACSKRLDNYDLEYSGDRLVVFGNISNENGVTIYLTHTLPPTGTYYFDDIDVNVSDAIITLIENYIVVDTLVEAEPGLYITSYLPTPGNSYSINVIADGFETAFSENVIFPQPVNLEEVVYETDFEDISGDPAFSLEPVFTDDPSNDNFYSFGFRFYIEDTVILYDVFESPDDAPFGCSPGIFKFNNTFLKLYSDNCFAGTTFPFKFICSKVYHQENIVPFEKCEFDFNVTSKELFDYVANISETEGIELLLSDPKLNYTNITNGFGVFWAQSDTTFVYHF; translated from the coding sequence TTGTCAAAATACCTATTTGTCGTTTTTGGTTTATACATGTTAGCTGCTTGCAGTAAGCGGCTGGATAATTATGATTTGGAATATAGTGGCGACCGCCTGGTGGTATTTGGTAATATTTCAAATGAAAATGGTGTGACAATTTATTTAACACATACACTACCTCCAACAGGAACCTATTATTTTGATGATATTGATGTTAATGTGAGTGATGCAATAATCACACTGATTGAAAATTATATTGTTGTTGATACATTAGTGGAAGCTGAGCCGGGTCTTTATATAACATCCTATTTACCGACTCCGGGAAATAGTTATTCCATAAATGTGATTGCAGATGGTTTCGAAACAGCATTTTCCGAAAATGTAATATTTCCTCAACCTGTAAACTTGGAGGAAGTTGTCTATGAGACTGATTTTGAAGATATTAGTGGTGATCCGGCTTTTTCGTTAGAGCCTGTTTTTACCGACGACCCTTCCAATGATAATTTTTATTCTTTCGGCTTTCGTTTTTATATTGAAGATACCGTAATTCTTTATGACGTTTTTGAAAGCCCTGACGATGCACCATTTGGTTGTAGTCCCGGTATTTTTAAATTTAATAATACTTTTCTAAAACTGTATTCGGATAATTGTTTTGCAGGAACTACATTTCCCTTTAAATTTATTTGTTCTAAGGTGTACCACCAAGAGAATATTGTTCCATTTGAAAAATGTGAATTTGACTTTAATGTAACTTCTAAAGAACTATTCGATTATGTTGCCAATATTTCAGAAACAGAAGGTATAGAGCTGTTGTTGAGCGACCCTAAATTAAATTACACCAATATAACAAATGGTTTCGGCGTTTTTTGGGCACAAAGTGATACCACTTTTGTGTATCATTTTTAA
- a CDS encoding thioredoxin family protein, producing MYRIVTLIFTVFISGSLLFGQSINFEPMSLEDALTESGKTGKPVLFMAYQSTCSHCEKMLNEIFPDTAVSNFYNANYINVKIDLLDQAMAKKYIKQFYITSFPTFVILNSKGETLYQFVGEFKGSEFVKQGKLALDPQNQIPTNRIAFEKNMADSTACYNYLLVLSRGRLATQGVANSYFAANNKQLETNATNWKILSMSVSDMESEVFKFMLAHRNDFAQVMTAKKVDRKFYLTAAFNLQTPASNNDTTNYFKMRNIAATFGMPIIDSLILVNDLNVYEKNKRWADYINAAKSGAEKYLWNDSNTLRRISDNFYEHSDDKSTLMKGANYAVRSAELKPEYFNNLSAAKIYYKTGYDDLAKKYAKQAIVEGKKKGMNVNEAEIMVNELGG from the coding sequence ATGTATCGTATTGTAACACTCATTTTTACCGTTTTTATCTCCGGAAGTTTGCTTTTCGGGCAATCAATCAATTTTGAGCCGATGAGCCTCGAAGATGCGCTGACAGAATCTGGAAAAACAGGTAAACCCGTACTATTTATGGCCTACCAGAGCACCTGTTCACATTGTGAAAAAATGCTCAACGAAATATTCCCGGATACTGCAGTAAGTAATTTCTACAATGCCAATTATATTAATGTAAAAATTGACCTGCTTGATCAGGCAATGGCAAAAAAGTATATCAAACAATTTTACATTACTTCGTTTCCCACCTTTGTTATTTTAAACAGCAAAGGCGAAACTTTATATCAGTTTGTTGGTGAATTTAAAGGCAGTGAATTTGTGAAACAGGGAAAACTGGCTTTAGACCCGCAAAATCAAATTCCAACCAATCGAATTGCCTTTGAAAAAAATATGGCCGACTCAACAGCATGTTATAATTATTTGCTGGTATTATCACGTGGTCGTTTAGCTACTCAGGGAGTTGCCAATTCATATTTTGCTGCAAATAATAAGCAACTGGAAACAAATGCAACCAACTGGAAAATATTAAGCATGAGTGTGAGCGATATGGAATCGGAAGTTTTTAAATTTATGCTTGCTCACCGCAATGATTTTGCACAAGTAATGACTGCAAAAAAAGTAGACCGTAAATTTTATCTCACGGCTGCATTTAATTTACAAACACCGGCGAGCAATAACGACACCACCAATTATTTTAAAATGCGCAATATTGCTGCCACTTTTGGCATGCCTATAATTGATTCGCTTATTTTGGTGAATGATTTAAATGTGTACGAAAAAAATAAACGCTGGGCCGATTATATTAACGCTGCAAAATCGGGTGCAGAAAAATATTTGTGGAACGATTCCAATACCCTGCGCCGCATTAGTGATAATTTTTACGAACACAGCGATGATAAAAGCACATTAATGAAAGGTGCCAATTATGCAGTCCGCAGTGCTGAATTAAAACCGGAATATTTTAATAACTTAAGTGCAGCAAAAATATACTACAAAACCGGATACGACGACCTAGCAAAAAAATATGCCAAACAAGCCATTGTTGAAGGCAAAAAGAAAGGTATGAATGTAAATGAAGCGGAGATTATGGTGAATGAGTTGGGGGGATAA
- the scpB gene encoding SMC-Scp complex subunit ScpB yields the protein MNDLQKLLEALIFSSEQPISAAELQTILFTYSGEEVSLEAITEQAELLTMKYESDDFIFEIAKTGGGYQFLSKPYYHKPITTLLQHRAKRKLSIAALECLSIIAYSQPVTKTDLEQIRGVNCDHTIQKLMERDLIKITGRAETAGRPLLYGTTQYFMDYFGINGLEELPRLKEFEQKDSDSSIGSPSDIMENINEEDAYNQVNLHNERRDDAQTEQNEENELQQNEPDIEVLEQPVDEQLEQSPDEQISERGDESAEEQQDLSETEEQQDGDDESSDK from the coding sequence ATGAACGATCTTCAGAAACTCTTAGAAGCCTTGATATTCAGCAGCGAGCAGCCAATTTCGGCAGCTGAACTGCAAACAATATTGTTCACCTATTCCGGTGAGGAAGTGAGCCTGGAAGCAATTACCGAGCAGGCTGAACTGCTTACCATGAAGTATGAAAGCGACGATTTTATTTTCGAAATCGCTAAAACCGGCGGCGGATACCAGTTTTTATCAAAACCTTATTACCATAAGCCCATTACTACCTTGTTGCAACACCGCGCAAAACGTAAGTTGTCGATTGCAGCATTGGAATGTTTATCTATAATAGCCTACTCGCAACCGGTTACCAAAACCGATTTGGAGCAAATTCGTGGTGTAAATTGCGACCATACCATCCAAAAACTGATGGAGCGCGACCTGATTAAAATTACAGGAAGAGCTGAAACGGCAGGCAGACCGCTGTTATACGGCACTACGCAGTATTTTATGGATTATTTTGGTATTAATGGCTTAGAAGAATTACCACGTTTAAAGGAGTTTGAACAAAAAGACAGCGACTCCAGCATTGGCAGCCCTTCCGACATTATGGAAAATATTAATGAAGAAGATGCCTATAATCAGGTAAATTTACATAACGAGCGTCGCGATGATGCCCAAACCGAACAAAATGAAGAAAACGAACTACAACAAAACGAGCCGGACATCGAAGTCCTCGAACAGCCGGTCGACGAGCAACTCGAGCAGTCGCCAGACGAGCAGATTTCAGAAAGAGGAGACGAGTCAGCCGAAGAGCAACAGGACCTCAGTGAAACTGAAGAACAACAGGACGGAGACGACGAGTCGTCCGACAAGTAA
- a CDS encoding rRNA pseudouridine synthase: MKLKNNRTETTSRPTSNYTKKDTPKIQTAGKNPEQKSNPNRKTERLERAKKYAKQYTEKRSEWDKSKGERDENYSKRGGRTNTSGRYGEKEGPKKKERDLMNKLNKKREFQTNRFDKKKSAFDKKDKPYDKFDKKDKPYEKKEERSESKYTKRLKEAAAPKPIQPKQRFQKRSAPPKLNMKPAALPETGSRLNKYLANSGVAARRKCDEIIAQGFVKVNGKVVLEMGHKVMPGDKVSYRDKIVKPTNYIYILLNKPKDYLTTVDDEKGRRTVMELIANATNERVYPVGRLDRNTTGLLLLTNDGDLAQKLAHPSFGAKKIYEVELDKPVTIQHMNTIREGVELEDGLAVVDGIDYAHATKKNVVGIELHIGKNRIVRRIFEHLGYNVERLDRTLYAGLTKRDLPRGRWRMLTEREIIKLKYLN; the protein is encoded by the coding sequence GTGAAACTGAAGAACAACAGGACGGAGACGACGAGTCGTCCGACAAGTAACTACACCAAAAAGGATACACCAAAAATTCAGACTGCAGGAAAAAATCCTGAGCAGAAGAGTAATCCTAACCGCAAAACGGAGCGTTTGGAACGTGCTAAAAAGTACGCCAAACAATACACCGAAAAACGCAGCGAATGGGATAAATCGAAAGGTGAGCGCGATGAAAATTATTCAAAACGCGGTGGCCGTACTAATACTTCAGGAAGATACGGTGAAAAAGAAGGCCCTAAAAAAAAGGAACGCGATTTAATGAATAAACTCAATAAAAAACGCGAATTCCAAACCAACCGATTTGATAAAAAGAAGTCAGCCTTCGATAAAAAAGATAAACCCTACGATAAATTCGATAAAAAAGATAAACCCTACGAAAAAAAAGAAGAACGCAGCGAAAGTAAATATACCAAACGTTTAAAAGAAGCTGCTGCACCAAAACCGATTCAGCCCAAACAACGTTTTCAAAAACGTAGTGCACCACCAAAATTAAATATGAAACCGGCAGCATTGCCTGAAACCGGTTCGCGTTTAAATAAATATCTTGCAAACTCAGGTGTTGCTGCAAGAAGAAAATGTGATGAAATAATTGCACAGGGTTTTGTAAAAGTAAATGGAAAAGTAGTGTTGGAAATGGGCCATAAAGTTATGCCCGGCGATAAAGTAAGTTACCGCGATAAAATTGTTAAGCCAACTAATTATATTTATATCCTGTTAAATAAACCAAAAGATTATTTAACAACAGTTGATGATGAAAAAGGCAGAAGAACCGTAATGGAATTAATTGCCAATGCAACTAACGAACGCGTTTATCCTGTTGGTCGCTTAGATAGAAATACGACTGGTTTATTATTACTCACCAACGATGGCGACCTGGCTCAAAAGCTTGCCCACCCGAGTTTTGGGGCGAAGAAAATTTACGAAGTTGAACTCGATAAACCCGTAACGATTCAACACATGAATACTATTCGCGAAGGTGTTGAACTGGAAGACGGACTGGCAGTTGTTGATGGAATTGACTATGCACATGCCACCAAAAAAAATGTTGTGGGTATCGAATTACATATCGGTAAAAATCGAATTGTAAGAAGAATATTTGAACATTTAGGTTATAATGTTGAGCGATTAGACCGCACATTATACGCAGGTTTAACCAAACGCGATTTACCACGTGGTCGTTGGAGAATGCTTACCGAAAGAGAAATAATTAAATTGAAATATTTGAATTGA
- a CDS encoding T9SS type A sorting domain-containing protein: protein MEALKAENPMNLNVAFNVNFLPDSIPNDSIEEQTYEFGDTVSIVIDGADTVYTIYTDTSSNFWLIDPFAIYVTPSGEPNVVNPDMFGVNVSSMFQHAPESENVKYTDTKDPWTLLTELKPKVLRFPDGSGGKFSRLLGSQNLDPDSEDYLKWNGGYGFNLDEIISYYDYTDGVMSVPEKEVDDLISEYLAGTLDLSWIEAQDQEDFKTLLVQYYEEQPTYDPSLPAFDTYEEQPLFINEFIRLVKQIEEQDPENEDDDYRLDVVLCLDIINETAQRNLEIIDYLVNQHGINVVGIELGNEVYSKFYGRSMGFKNSGLGGTPKSAFSFYWDYIHGLDYPIYFDLTNVLPPAMLATDAHDFIGVLNAVSGFADIGYGIPAENLHTSGAPFKTIEDINVTGGGGGALPEWNEDLYNHYESDDDLNDDLDFDAVILHPYYTPKSNGVGANENWREIPLCLDYDPGTVGIYDDYTDLWNYAIYDEALRCAFDNIIGIGGATGNFRDLIKTRHKQNYIGQNSVLHFDEFEAKGKRLWTTESNLLDVEKGAAEDLQMRLSVYTNSFAHSFLLQEWNLKNIKMNYYPEFVNPNFYTISTWQNFVGGSTIDFLYASDKQDQIELGVLPNELGDLTGCDEDKIDEYFVQRTTYHTMKLLSEISANSLDYLSNSATLVVGVMNLAPSIFIDQERENMYVYFTNIKSTQQKYVINPANLLAFYPYADAVRLDLYPIEIFAIDAEQLYSNSGRNSLFGISTAYDPCQEIGVYENRYEIIDISSSTTTSSCAGSAPPGAACVLVPGYSAGYFKLKLSPFELKLGEMENVFTLFPNPTSTSFTFMSDAFLEIQDYYKMTILDITGKLLLDQQVMEGQSIDVSNFPVGIYTVLIYNGYNNVEVEKLIKMQ, encoded by the coding sequence ATGGAAGCTTTGAAGGCTGAAAACCCTATGAACCTGAATGTTGCATTTAACGTTAATTTTCTACCTGATTCAATTCCAAATGATTCAATAGAAGAACAAACTTACGAATTTGGGGACACTGTTTCCATTGTTATTGATGGTGCCGACACGGTTTATACAATATACACTGACACATCTAGCAATTTTTGGCTTATTGACCCCTTTGCTATTTACGTTACACCTTCTGGTGAACCAAATGTTGTCAATCCTGATATGTTTGGAGTCAACGTATCTAGTATGTTTCAACATGCACCAGAATCAGAAAATGTTAAATATACGGATACAAAAGATCCCTGGACATTATTAACAGAACTAAAGCCAAAAGTACTTCGGTTTCCGGATGGTTCTGGAGGGAAGTTTTCGAGGCTTCTCGGCTCTCAAAACCTCGACCCGGATAGTGAAGATTACTTGAAATGGAATGGCGGTTATGGGTTTAATCTTGATGAAATTATTTCATATTATGATTATACAGATGGCGTTATGTCTGTGCCCGAAAAAGAGGTTGATGATTTGATTTCCGAATATTTAGCTGGAACTTTAGATTTATCGTGGATTGAAGCACAAGATCAAGAAGACTTCAAGACCCTATTGGTTCAATATTATGAAGAACAACCTACTTACGACCCTTCTTTACCAGCTTTTGATACATATGAAGAACAACCATTATTTATCAATGAGTTTATTCGTCTCGTAAAACAAATTGAAGAACAGGACCCCGAAAATGAGGATGATGACTATAGGTTAGATGTTGTTTTATGCCTCGATATTATAAATGAAACTGCCCAACGCAATTTAGAGATCATTGATTATTTGGTTAATCAGCATGGTATTAATGTTGTAGGAATTGAATTAGGTAATGAGGTTTACTCTAAATTTTATGGCAGGAGTATGGGCTTCAAAAATTCAGGACTTGGTGGCACCCCAAAGTCAGCCTTTTCATTTTATTGGGATTATATTCATGGGTTGGACTACCCAATATATTTTGACCTTACAAATGTTTTGCCACCTGCAATGTTGGCAACAGATGCACATGATTTCATTGGTGTTTTAAATGCTGTTTCCGGATTTGCTGATATAGGCTATGGGATACCAGCAGAAAATTTACATACTTCAGGAGCTCCATTTAAAACAATTGAAGATATTAATGTTACCGGCGGCGGCGGTGGCGCATTACCTGAATGGAATGAAGATTTGTATAATCACTATGAAAGTGACGATGATTTAAATGATGACTTGGATTTTGATGCAGTTATTTTGCACCCTTATTACACGCCAAAATCTAATGGGGTAGGGGCTAATGAAAACTGGCGTGAAATACCATTGTGTCTTGACTATGATCCCGGCACTGTAGGAATTTATGATGATTACACAGACTTATGGAATTATGCAATTTATGATGAAGCTTTAAGATGCGCATTCGATAATATAATAGGTATTGGTGGCGCAACTGGAAACTTCAGAGATTTAATAAAGACTCGACATAAACAAAACTACATAGGGCAAAATTCAGTGTTACATTTTGATGAGTTTGAAGCTAAAGGTAAAAGATTATGGACAACAGAATCTAATTTATTAGATGTAGAAAAAGGTGCAGCAGAAGATTTGCAAATGCGATTAAGTGTTTATACAAATAGCTTTGCACATTCTTTCTTGTTACAGGAATGGAACCTAAAGAATATCAAAATGAATTATTACCCGGAGTTTGTAAATCCCAATTTTTACACTATTTCAACCTGGCAAAATTTTGTTGGAGGTAGTACCATTGATTTCTTATATGCAAGTGATAAGCAGGATCAAATTGAATTAGGCGTGCTACCAAATGAACTGGGAGATTTAACAGGCTGCGATGAGGATAAAATAGATGAATATTTTGTTCAAAGAACTACTTACCATACAATGAAATTGTTAAGTGAAATATCTGCAAATAGTTTAGATTATTTATCTAATTCTGCAACATTGGTAGTAGGAGTAATGAATTTGGCTCCTAGCATTTTTATTGATCAGGAAAGAGAAAACATGTATGTTTATTTTACGAATATAAAATCTACACAGCAAAAATATGTAATTAATCCTGCAAATTTGCTAGCTTTTTATCCATATGCTGATGCGGTTAGGCTTGATTTATATCCAATTGAAATATTTGCAATTGATGCCGAACAATTATATTCTAATTCAGGAAGAAATTCATTGTTTGGAATATCGACAGCTTACGACCCTTGTCAAGAGATTGGTGTTTATGAAAATCGCTATGAAATTATTGATATAAGTTCATCAACTACTACTTCTTCATGTGCAGGTTCTGCCCCACCTGGAGCTGCTTGTGTATTAGTTCCAGGTTATTCGGCTGGATATTTTAAACTCAAGTTATCACCCTTTGAGCTTAAGTTAGGGGAAATGGAAAATGTATTTACTTTGTTTCCTAATCCAACATCAACATCATTTACTTTTATGAGTGATGCATTTCTTGAAATACAAGATTATTATAAAATGACTATACTTGATATAACTGGAAAACTTTTACTAGACCAACAAGTAATGGAGGGTCAGAGTATTGATGTAAGCAATTTCCCGGTTGGTATTTACACTGTATTAATTTACAATGGATACAATAATGTTGAGGTAGAAAAATTAATTAAAATGCAATGA
- a CDS encoding T9SS type A sorting domain-containing protein: protein MKRKQFNKYKLSDYSAFAITFLCLHSADAKVVYTDIEPDYVLDSDWDHAVLDIDGNGTGDFWFWNISYYTSFTGMNYIEKLWAGAIGDSRNEIAGEMLYPVTMYYKPYAIEEGLIINSAMSFQNWGYQRMAWKITHTNHTWGGGSVYIVQSGGYWFPEKTDHYLGIHFVDGDEKYHYGWIRCSVLDSGRTLIIKDYAYERFVDSAIVAGDLLGIEPNVTFNPEVLQTDITVQLENKTLVYSFNNMLYFNLPLSIGNTDYIIYNLAGSAVFSGKFNGQHAEVNVNLPAGTYIVEFILNGYKHSQKIIIN from the coding sequence ATGAAAAGGAAGCAGTTTAATAAATACAAGCTATCAGACTACAGTGCATTTGCAATTACTTTTTTATGCCTACATTCGGCTGATGCAAAAGTGGTTTATACTGATATAGAACCAGATTATGTTTTAGATAGTGATTGGGATCATGCAGTTTTGGATATAGATGGTAATGGAACGGGAGATTTCTGGTTTTGGAACATTTCATACTATACCTCATTTACGGGTATGAATTATATTGAAAAGCTTTGGGCAGGTGCTATCGGAGATTCTCGAAATGAAATAGCGGGCGAAATGCTTTACCCAGTCACTATGTATTATAAGCCATATGCTATAGAAGAAGGCTTAATTATTAATAGTGCGATGAGTTTCCAGAACTGGGGTTATCAAAGAATGGCGTGGAAAATTACTCATACTAATCATACTTGGGGAGGTGGTTCTGTTTACATAGTGCAGTCAGGTGGTTATTGGTTTCCTGAAAAAACAGACCACTACTTAGGCATTCACTTTGTTGACGGCGATGAAAAATATCATTATGGTTGGATAAGATGCAGTGTTTTGGATTCAGGCAGGACACTAATCATAAAAGATTATGCCTATGAACGATTTGTTGATTCCGCGATTGTTGCAGGGGATTTATTGGGAATTGAGCCAAATGTTACATTTAATCCTGAAGTATTGCAAACTGATATAACAGTTCAGCTTGAAAATAAAACCCTGGTTTATAGTTTTAATAATATGCTTTATTTTAATTTACCACTTTCTATCGGTAATACGGATTATATAATATATAATTTGGCGGGAAGTGCTGTTTTTTCAGGGAAATTTAATGGGCAACATGCAGAAGTTAATGTGAATTTACCGGCTGGTACATACATTGTGGAATTCATATTAAATGGCTATAAACATTCACAAAAAATAATAATCAATTAA
- the recA gene encoding recombinase RecA, whose translation MAEATNEKVKALGLAVDSINKLYGKGTIMKLGDSPERGEEIIPTGSIGVDLALGIGGIPKGRIIEIYGPEASGKTTLAIHIIAEAQKKGGICAIIDAEHAFDKGYAEKLGVDVENLLISQPDYGEQGLEIADHLIRSGALDVVVIDSVAALVPKGELEGEMGESKMGLQARLMSQALRKLTGTISKTGCCCIFINQLREKIGIMFGNPETTTGGNALKFYASIRIDIRRIGQLKDKEELIGNRVKVKIVKNKVAPPFRQAEFDIIYGEGISKIGEIIDLGAECNVIQKSGSWYSYEGTKLGQGRDGVKELLKDNPELANEIEKKIKDKLNPPVEVKS comes from the coding sequence ATGGCAGAAGCAACAAATGAAAAAGTGAAAGCCTTAGGGCTTGCGGTTGACAGCATCAACAAATTGTATGGCAAGGGCACGATTATGAAGCTTGGGGATTCACCCGAACGTGGTGAAGAAATTATTCCTACAGGTTCAATTGGTGTTGACTTAGCACTGGGTATTGGTGGAATTCCAAAGGGAAGAATTATTGAAATTTACGGGCCGGAAGCTTCGGGTAAAACTACGCTGGCTATCCATATCATTGCGGAAGCGCAGAAAAAAGGCGGAATTTGTGCCATTATTGATGCGGAACATGCATTTGACAAAGGTTACGCCGAAAAATTAGGGGTAGATGTAGAAAACCTGCTGATTTCACAACCTGATTACGGTGAGCAGGGTTTAGAAATTGCCGATCATTTGATTCGTTCGGGTGCATTAGATGTGGTAGTTATCGACTCAGTAGCAGCATTGGTGCCTAAAGGCGAGTTAGAAGGTGAAATGGGTGAAAGCAAAATGGGTTTACAGGCGCGTTTAATGAGTCAGGCTTTGCGTAAACTTACCGGTACCATCAGCAAAACAGGTTGTTGCTGTATATTTATTAACCAGTTACGTGAAAAAATTGGTATTATGTTCGGTAACCCGGAAACAACCACCGGTGGTAACGCATTAAAATTTTATGCTAGTATTCGTATCGATATTCGCCGTATCGGACAATTAAAAGATAAAGAGGAATTAATTGGTAACCGTGTTAAAGTTAAAATTGTAAAAAATAAAGTAGCTCCTCCTTTCCGTCAGGCTGAATTTGATATTATTTACGGAGAAGGTATTTCTAAAATAGGTGAAATTATCGATTTAGGTGCTGAATGTAACGTAATTCAAAAAAGCGGAAGCTGGTATAGTTACGAAGGCACAAAATTGGGCCAGGGTCGTGATGGTGTAAAAGAATTATTGAAAGATAATCCTGAACTCGCGAATGAAATTGAGAAAAAAATTAAGGATAAATTGAATCCACCTGTTGAGGTTAAAAGTTAA